The following proteins are co-located in the Negativicutes bacterium genome:
- the bioF gene encoding 8-amino-7-oxononanoate synthase, whose amino-acid sequence MVKHLEDILNIIREKNLWRKTVAYQQIDGNYVMLNEKKCLMLASNNYLGLTHNDKIQQASIAAIVKYGTGSGGARLTTGNYPLYDELELSIAQFKGTEAALVFNTGYMANVGVISALCLKNDVIFSDELNHASIIDGCRLAKAETKVYKHNDMTDLKLLLQNTVCAGRKWIITDGVFSMDGDIAPLDEIVALAQEYGAEIIVDDAHATGVIGDGKGSAHHFGLKAEVAVQIGTLSKAIGSEGGFVAGSQILVDYLRNVARSFIFSTALAPAVVCASIRAIKEIQDNDKLVNTLSVNSLFMRECLMAEGLTVIDGETPIIPIIIGDAARTLEIKEKCQDNGLIVSAIRPPTVPVGTSRLRLTVMATHTKADLKAAAKIIADIIKETV is encoded by the coding sequence ATAGTGAAACACTTGGAAGATATTTTGAATATTATCAGAGAAAAAAATTTATGGCGCAAGACTGTAGCTTATCAACAAATTGACGGAAACTATGTAATGCTTAACGAAAAGAAATGTTTGATGTTAGCCTCAAACAACTATTTAGGATTAACGCATAATGACAAGATCCAGCAAGCTTCGATAGCGGCGATTGTAAAATATGGTACCGGCTCCGGCGGAGCTAGGCTTACTACGGGAAATTATCCGTTATATGATGAACTGGAATTAAGTATCGCTCAATTTAAGGGAACTGAAGCCGCACTGGTTTTTAATACCGGTTATATGGCTAATGTTGGGGTCATTAGTGCTTTATGCCTTAAAAATGATGTTATTTTCAGTGATGAATTAAATCATGCCAGCATTATTGATGGTTGTCGTTTGGCCAAAGCGGAAACTAAAGTATATAAACATAATGATATGACTGATTTAAAACTGCTTTTACAAAACACGGTTTGTGCAGGGCGTAAATGGATTATTACTGATGGTGTGTTTAGCATGGATGGTGATATTGCACCACTAGATGAAATTGTAGCATTAGCCCAAGAATATGGTGCAGAAATAATTGTTGATGATGCTCATGCGACGGGGGTAATTGGTGACGGTAAAGGTAGTGCGCATCACTTTGGTCTTAAGGCAGAAGTTGCGGTGCAAATAGGAACTTTGAGTAAAGCGATAGGCTCAGAAGGTGGCTTTGTGGCAGGTTCACAAATTTTAGTTGATTATCTGCGTAACGTTGCACGCAGTTTTATTTTTTCGACAGCTTTAGCCCCAGCTGTAGTTTGTGCAAGCATAAGAGCAATTAAAGAAATACAAGACAATGATAAGCTAGTTAATACATTAAGCGTTAACTCTTTATTTATGCGAGAGTGCTTAATGGCTGAAGGTCTTACTGTAATAGATGGCGAGACACCGATAATTCCGATTATTATTGGTGATGCAGCGAGAACTCTTGAAATCAAGGAAAAATGTCAAGACAACGGGCTTATTGTAAGTGCGATTAGGCCACCAACAGTACCTGTTGGCACAAGTCGGTTAAGATTGACGGTAATGGCAACACATACAAAAGCTGATTTAAAAGCTGCCGCCAAAATTATTGCCGATATTATAAAAGAAACGGTATAG